In one window of Catellicoccus marimammalium M35/04/3 DNA:
- a CDS encoding polyprenyl synthetase family protein, protein MKLDEVQTHLSKVEAIFLDQMKNTASFRLKESMEYSFLAGGKRIRPLLLLSLYADLTGKIEDKAITVATALEMIHTYSLIHDDLPAMDNDDYRRGQYSNHKQFDEATAILAGDALLTDAFVVLAKSPIDSALKIRLVEELASTAGSNGMVAGQMEDMLGEEKHLSLQELQKIHREKTGRLFVFACQAAAQLADKDDYLAQKLGEHLGIAFQIRDDILDVTASFESLGKTIGKDAATEKSTYVQCFGLEGAKEKLKEQIQEAKETLAQLTNERGATWEIIERIEKVN, encoded by the coding sequence ATGAAATTAGATGAAGTACAGACTCATTTATCAAAAGTCGAAGCGATTTTTTTAGATCAAATGAAAAATACAGCTTCCTTTCGATTAAAAGAAAGTATGGAATACTCTTTTTTAGCTGGGGGAAAAAGAATTCGACCGTTATTACTACTATCTCTTTATGCAGATTTAACTGGAAAAATAGAAGATAAGGCAATTACTGTAGCAACAGCTTTAGAGATGATTCATACTTATTCTTTAATTCACGATGATTTACCAGCAATGGATAATGATGATTATCGTCGAGGTCAATATTCGAACCATAAACAATTTGATGAAGCAACAGCCATTTTAGCAGGAGATGCTTTGTTAACGGATGCTTTTGTGGTATTAGCAAAAAGTCCCATAGATTCAGCATTAAAGATTCGTTTGGTTGAAGAATTAGCTTCTACAGCAGGATCGAATGGAATGGTAGCAGGGCAAATGGAAGACATGCTAGGTGAAGAAAAACATTTATCGTTGCAAGAATTACAAAAAATACATCGAGAAAAGACAGGGCGATTATTTGTTTTTGCCTGTCAAGCTGCAGCACAATTGGCGGATAAAGATGATTATTTAGCTCAAAAATTAGGAGAGCATTTAGGAATAGCTTTTCAAATTCGTGATGATATTTTAGATGTGACTGCTTCTTTTGAAAGTCTTGGCAAAACTATAGGGAAAGATGCTGCTACAGAAAAAAGCACATATGTGCAATGTTTTGGTTTAGAAGGAGCGAAAGAAAAACTAAAAGAGCAAATTCAAGAAGCAAAAGAAACTCTAGCTCAGTTAACCAATGAGCGAGGAGCAACATGGGAAATTATAGAGAGGATAGAGAAGGTTAATTAA
- a CDS encoding exodeoxyribonuclease VII small subunit: protein MATESFEQAMQRLEQIVYQLEQGQLSLEESVHSFEEGMQLCKDCEAMLNQAKEAIVKVKQEDGKEVDFEEK from the coding sequence ATGGCAACAGAATCTTTTGAACAAGCAATGCAGCGCTTAGAACAAATTGTTTATCAATTAGAACAAGGACAATTATCTTTAGAAGAGTCCGTCCACTCCTTTGAAGAAGGAATGCAATTATGTAAGGATTGCGAAGCAATGTTAAATCAAGCCAAAGAAGCAATTGTAAAAGTAAAACAAGAAGATGGAAAAGAAGTAGATTTTGAGGAAAAATAA
- the xseA gene encoding exodeoxyribonuclease VII large subunit has protein sequence MSETYLTVGALTDYLQYKFTADPYLQEVTVEGEVTNFKIGTKHKYFKLKDENEEKQISITMFSWQFNQVNFPVENGMKVRITGKIELYAPNGTYSLVAKKMVLAGEGELHQKFLEIQQKLQQEGIFQFQKKAIPLYPKKIAVVTSPTGAVIHDIIRVVNERYPLAEIVLFPAVVQGQLAPASIVQQLEAIQRNAEEYDVAIVGRGGGSYEELFCFNDEAVVRAASQLTLPLITCVGHQVDLTLIDEVADYSASTPTAAATKATPDKIELVQKLQYFRQLLQTNIEKVWLNKEQQLRRCAQSPVFKQSEQLYQMKEIQLEQLKVKLEQAIQQQYQQKWIAYQNVKARLNDRVLEQQFTHNQTIFQHQKAQLLKAFEQDYTKKKEKLSFLKQQLSALNPEAVLKRGYAYVTKEKEWIESGEKLQVDDEIVIHLQDATLLATITKKEMREED, from the coding sequence ATGAGTGAAACGTATTTAACTGTTGGTGCACTAACAGATTATTTACAATATAAGTTTACTGCGGATCCTTATCTACAAGAAGTAACAGTAGAAGGAGAAGTAACAAACTTTAAAATTGGGACAAAGCACAAATACTTTAAATTAAAAGATGAAAATGAAGAAAAACAAATTTCTATTACGATGTTTTCTTGGCAATTTAATCAAGTGAATTTTCCAGTTGAAAATGGAATGAAAGTTCGAATCACTGGTAAAATTGAACTTTATGCTCCAAATGGAACCTATAGTTTAGTAGCGAAAAAAATGGTTCTAGCCGGTGAAGGAGAATTACATCAAAAATTTTTAGAGATTCAACAAAAGCTACAACAAGAAGGGATTTTTCAATTTCAAAAGAAAGCAATCCCACTGTATCCTAAAAAGATTGCTGTGGTTACGTCTCCCACTGGAGCTGTGATTCATGATATCATTCGAGTAGTGAATGAACGCTATCCTTTAGCAGAAATTGTTTTATTTCCAGCAGTTGTTCAAGGTCAATTAGCACCAGCCTCTATTGTTCAACAATTAGAAGCGATTCAAAGAAACGCTGAGGAATATGATGTTGCTATTGTTGGACGTGGTGGCGGATCTTATGAGGAGCTATTCTGTTTTAATGATGAAGCGGTTGTCCGAGCGGCAAGTCAATTGACTCTACCTTTAATTACTTGTGTGGGACATCAAGTGGACTTAACATTAATTGATGAAGTGGCAGATTATTCTGCATCTACACCTACTGCAGCAGCAACAAAAGCGACACCAGATAAAATAGAATTAGTTCAAAAATTGCAGTATTTTCGTCAGTTATTACAAACGAATATAGAAAAAGTTTGGTTAAATAAAGAGCAGCAATTACGTCGTTGTGCTCAATCTCCAGTTTTTAAACAATCAGAACAGTTGTACCAAATGAAAGAGATACAGTTAGAACAACTGAAAGTGAAATTAGAACAGGCAATTCAACAACAGTATCAGCAAAAATGGATTGCTTATCAAAATGTTAAAGCACGATTAAATGACCGAGTATTAGAACAACAATTTACACATAATCAAACCATTTTTCAACATCAAAAAGCACAATTGTTAAAGGCTTTTGAACAAGATTATACAAAAAAGAAAGAAAAACTTTCTTTTTTAAAACAACAATTAAGTGCATTAAATCCAGAAGCAGTATTGAAACGTGGGTATGCTTATGTAACAAAAGAAAAAGAATGGATTGAATCTGGAGAAAAACTACAAGTTGATGATGAAATTGTGATTCATTTACAAGATGCGACTTTATTAGCAACAATTACGAAAAAAGAAATGAGAGAGGAAGACTAA
- a CDS encoding bifunctional 5,10-methylenetetrahydrofolate dehydrogenase/5,10-methenyltetrahydrofolate cyclohydrolase, producing the protein MEKILDGKRCAQFYYERLERAVQDLKEKGKTPKLVVIIVGEDAASHIYVKNKEKAAQRIGIDSETVYLPKETTEEELLRYIHHYNSMMEVDGILVQTPLPDHICEAKVLEAIDPRKDVDGFHPHNVGALYCGTPQSYPCTPLGIIQLLKYYDYSFEGKNVVVVGRSNIVGRPMAQLLLKEDATVTICHSKTKDITSYLQNADLIVVAIGVANWLQPEWIKKEAVLVDVGMNRTKEGLRGDISKAAQEKACAYTPVPGGVGPMTIAMLMAQTVYFAQQKEG; encoded by the coding sequence AATTTTAGATGGTAAGCGCTGCGCTCAATTTTATTACGAGCGATTAGAAAGAGCAGTACAAGATTTAAAAGAAAAAGGAAAGACACCAAAATTAGTGGTGATCATTGTTGGAGAAGATGCTGCAAGTCATATTTATGTGAAAAATAAAGAAAAAGCAGCACAAAGAATCGGTATTGATAGTGAAACAGTATATTTACCAAAAGAAACAACAGAAGAAGAATTATTACGTTATATCCATCATTATAATTCTATGATGGAAGTAGATGGGATTTTAGTTCAAACGCCATTACCTGACCATATTTGTGAAGCAAAAGTGTTAGAGGCGATTGATCCAAGAAAAGATGTAGATGGATTTCATCCACACAATGTTGGTGCTTTGTACTGCGGAACTCCACAAAGCTATCCTTGTACTCCTTTAGGAATTATCCAATTATTGAAATATTATGATTATTCTTTTGAAGGAAAAAATGTTGTTGTTGTGGGAAGAAGTAATATTGTGGGTCGGCCAATGGCACAATTATTATTAAAAGAGGATGCAACGGTTACGATTTGTCATTCAAAAACAAAAGATATTACCTCTTACTTACAAAATGCAGACTTAATTGTGGTAGCTATTGGAGTTGCTAATTGGCTACAACCAGAATGGATTAAAAAAGAAGCAGTTTTAGTAGACGTAGGAATGAATCGTACCAAAGAAGGATTACGAGGAGATATTTCTAAAGCTGCTCAAGAGAAGGCCTGTGCGTATACTCCTGTACCTGGTGGAGTAGGACCGATGACAATCGCGATGTTAATGGCACAGACTGTATATTTTGCACAACAGAAAGAGGGATAA